The Podarcis muralis chromosome 16, rPodMur119.hap1.1, whole genome shotgun sequence genomic interval GTGCTTGTttacccaggaggaggaggagacaggaaggctCGATGGCTGAATTTCGGCGGGGCTTATGATCCCTGCTATGGCGCGCAGGACGAGCCGAGGAGCAAGCGGGAGACACGAGAGGCAGCGCGGGGGAAGCGAGGATGGACAACATGGAGGCGCGTAAAGGCGCACAGGCCTCCAGAACCGCCACGTGGCTCCCCTGCACCTGCCCTATATAGGCTCCCCCAGCCTAGCAAATAGGAAAGAGGATCAGGCCACCTGCACAAACCCGACCCAAATGCCCCTGCGGATCCCATTTGACCCCCAGCCTCTGTAGGCCAACTAAACCCaggcagcctccctccctccatctttgCTACTCACCTCCCTTGCAGAAAAGAAAGAGGGATCCTCCGCCTCCTCAATTTATATTTCAGCCTGGAGCTCTCGGGCGCCACCAagtggtcattttttaaaaagaagaagtacaGTAGGAGGGGGAAATAGTGAGGAGCCGATGCACAACTCCTCCCTGATTGGCTGTTTCAACGAATCAGGGGTGTGGCCTTAATGAGGGGGCGGTCCTTCTAGCGGAGGTTCTCGCTATCCTACCCGGAAGTTAAACTACACAGGGCAGTATAAGGAAGTAGGCGAGGGAGGGCGTCACGTGGGTGAAGCATGGGAGCCACTGGAAAAATCAACCGGCCCCGGACGGTAATtgatcttttctctccccctcccgcaTCTTGTTCCgggcttttgttttgttccgTTTCCTGGCTCTTATTTTTTTGATGTTTTTCCCAATGGGGCTAATAATGTCTAGCATTAGTCTATAGGAGGGAGGCAGAGCCCGCGGCCTCTCCCATGTTGTTGGACGCCACCTCCCGTCAGCACCAGCTAGTATGGCTAGCGATTGGCGATTGTGGGAGTTCAAGTTCAGCaggggcttggagggccacaggctcccctatCACATTTGCATCCcatgtaaaaaaaattaatatttcttaataattaataattttttaaaaattaataatgctTTCAAAAAAGACATCACACACCAAATGCAGCTCCTTGgagtaaaaaaaattaatattaagGAGCTTAAGGTGCTATACGTGATTCccttcctcacaaccaccctgtgaggtagattaggctgagagactgactggccccagtgagtttcatggcagagtaggggtttgaaccctggtcttccaggcccTCCCTTTAAAAAAGCAGCATATGAAATGGGAAGAGTCGTGAGGTGGTAGACTGAGCTGCATTTGGTGGGTGATGTCTTTTTTGAAAGCATGCCTAGTTTCAGATTTCCTGCCTTTTGAAAACTAATGCACAGGGAAGATAAACTGAAGGCCATCCTTCTTCCTTGTGTGCTAGCTTTTTACTTGTAAGGATGATGGTTGAAGCTGAGCTTTTAAAAATACCCTCAACCGTCAGTCTCAAGTATTGTAGTATAATCTATTATACTgcatttaataggttattgtattttagtgttttgttggaagccacccagggtggctggggaaacccagccagatgggcagggtataaataatatattattattattattattattattattattattattattattatcctccccTTTTGTTCTGCTGCCCTGTGTGGATCCAACATTGAATTGTGGTCATAGGTTGGTGTGGATGTCCTGTTCTTGAATGCTTCTCTGGTAAGAAAAAAACACCCTGCTTATAggactaaatacagtggtacctcgggttaagtaccgtattttttgcaccataacactcacttttttcctcctagaaagtaatgggaaatgtctgtgcgtgttatggagggaatgcctacgggtggcatgcctatggattttcctcctctaaaaactacgtgcatgttatggtcgggtgcgtgttatagagcgaaaaatacggtacttaattcgttccggaggtccattcttaacctgaaactgttctcaacctgaagcaccactttagttaatggggcctcctgctgctgctgcaccgccggagcacgatttctgttctcatcctgaagcaaagttcctaacctgaagcactatttctgagttagcggagtctgtaacctgaagcgtatgtaacctgaggtaccactgtacattaaaaacagtacaaaacagaaacagcataACCTGAGATTGGACCGCCAACTAAAgatcaggcaaattcatggaggccaaGTGGCTACTGGGATGTTGTTGAGATGGTGACTTGTGTGTGTCAAAGTGACTTCTCTCTATTTTAGGAGCTACAGAAAAACCTTTTCAAAAGGCGCCGCGTCCTTAGcaagcagaagaggaagaagcaccGGATTGTAGGTGCTGTGGTGGATGAGGGGCTCATCACCATTCATCACCTAAAGAAACGCTGGTGAGTTATGCTTTGCCTTGGAAGCTCTGGGAGAGTTAACCCACTGAGAAACCAATGAAGAAATCAGAGTGTGGTCATTAGGATAATTTGGAGGAAGGCAGTGCCCAGTCCTGCTCCCAGCCTTGAGATGGGCATGGGGACTAGAATCTAGAGAAGTGGGGAGAGTGTGAGCTGGGTTGCTTGGCTTTTTTCTGTCATACTTGCAAGAAGAGTGGATTTGGCTGGGGGTCACATCTGTGCCgtgcattttaaagcacattgcaatCCAGCAATGCGTGGTTTAAAAACCCAAACTTCTCCTCTTTGCGCATCACCACCTCCCTGCCATTTCCCTCTCCAGTTCTAGCTCCCGAGCGAACATTACCCTCTctgggaaaaagaaaaggaaactgcTGAAGCAAATCCGCCATTCCACAAAGGAGAAGACAGAAATGCAGGGTAAGCATTTTTTAGGGCCAGTCCTTCAATTGTCCCCCACCTCCTACCCTTGTCCCTTAAGCAGGGAAGCCttaaatcagtacagtggtaccacaggttacatacgcttcaggttacatacgcttcaggttacagactccactaacccagaaatagtaccttgggttaagaactttgcttcaggttgagaacataaattttgctccggcggcgcagtggcagcaggaggccccattagctaaatggtcttcaggttaagaacagacctccggaacgaattaagtacttaacccgaggtaccactgtttttttaaatactgAAACGCTTAGGGGCCATGAACTATTTTATGCATTCAGCAGATGTAATGGGTGGGACTTTTCTTGGATTTTGCCACTTTAGGTTCTGGAAGGGGTGCTTGCATATTTGAATGACCCTGTCCCTGTACAGTAGAAAAAGATTTAGCTGAGTCCACTTTCTGGGCGTGTTGGTTTTCTGCATGCAGGAATTATTATGTTTTGTTTCCAAGGGGTGAGGGTAAGGCAGATGGGAGCCCCACTTACACTCTGAAGTGGTGCTATCAAAGAAGAGCTTTAGATAGTATTTGGTTTTGTGGGATGTGTAAAATTGGTTCTCTGCTACAGCCTGATTAGTTATGATTATATGAAGCCTCCTTTTAACAGGGATCTCATTgccccccaactcccatcagttctagATATCATGGCCCAAAacatcagggctgatgggagttggagactagCGACATCCAGAGTGCCACAGACTTTGCACCCCAGTCCTTGACACATGTCCCAGCCAACCTGGGATTACATATGAAAGGCACCGACAGAGGTGCAAAATAGGAATGGGGCTccaatccccatcagccccaacaagtaTGGCCAACAGTCGTGGGTGATTGGAGTGGCAGTCCGGTAACAACTAGAAGGCCACAGTTCCTCCACTCCTACCTTTGTTGATGCAGAGAGCAGGCAATTTTGCTGCTCAAATGAGGGACTGCTCAAAGGAGTACCTTGTTCTCACAGGTGTACTTAGCTTTTCGTGTTGCAGTTCCAGCCCTCTGGATACAAATGATTGGCTGAAATCAGGGGGGTGCTTGATGTCATGTTTTTTGGGTACCCATTGAAGACATGTTTTGTTCAAGGACGCTTCCCTTGATAGGTGTTACAGTCATGTATGAAAATTGATTGTCTGTTTATGgatagttttattgtttttagaaaTTACAGCTTTTAGAAACTGGGGTTCGTGTTTTATcccatttttaaattgctttcatGGCAgttgctgtaccactgagctactgttTTTAaagttccttttctctctccgtATTGCAGTTGACCTTTCTCCAGGTCCAAATAAAAATGCCCAGAGTGGCAAgcggcagaagaagaagaagaatggggggGAAAGAGCTGGCCCAGATGTAGAGATGGCAGAAGTGGCAGAAGTGGAGCCTGCAGCAGAACCAGGGAGCTCAGATCTTCCTTTGCAGTCTTAAAGCTCAGTCTCTTCACTCTCTTTCGTTGCCTGCTGGCAGAACTCTGGGGTTAGCAGCAAAGGCCATCCATGGCTGCAGAACCAGGAAAGTCATATGGATTGGGCTTGGAAGCTCTTTAACCCCATGGACTTTGATGTGGCTAGATTTCCGTTAAAAACACACATAGTCTTGAGAGGTTTGCTAGACAGGCTGCAACTGTCTAgttcctttggctctccagatattgctgaactacagctcccatcatcccctggccTTTGGCCATCTAGAtgggggctgatgtgagttgatgtccaacaacttctagagggGCCCAAAGTCCCCATCCCTAAACTAAAAGTAAGGGTGAggaacatttttctctctctgaggATTGCATGTTGATGTTGGGTGGGGTGTCAAAACAAAAGTGAGTTGGTGAAATGCATACCATGGATACTGTGCACACTtctatcatccccccccccccagctatgggGCTTATTGAGGCTAAAGCATTTTGGGAGACTACAGCTGAGGAGGGACATTTTCTGCGCAAAGATCTCACACCCTCCTGTGCAATAACTGGAAATGCTGGAAAGCAGTCTTCGTTTGGCACCAATATAGAAGGCTTTCCCCCCGAGCCTAATTTTGGGGTACAATTTTTGGCAGATGTTCCAAGGTTGAAATATTGTCCCAATAAAATAGCAGAAAACCAGTTCTGTGTCCTGGCTTCTAATTTCTTCCTTGCTCTTTGTGTGATTATAGGTGGTGGGGAACAACATGTTTATGGGTTATTGGAAGGAGGTCTCTGGATCAAAAATAAAGGAAATCTGAAATCTATAATTTACTATACAGTAGTTTAGAaaaatggacgcgggtggtgctgtggattaaaccacagagcctaggacttgctgatcagaaggtcggcggttcgaatccctgcgacagggtgagctcctgttgctcagtccctgctcctgcccacctggcagtttgaaagcatgtcaaagtgcaagtagataaataggtactgctccggcgggaagggaaacggcgtttccgtgcgctgctctcattcaccagaagcggattagtcatgctgtccacatgacccggaagctggacgccggctccctcggccagtaaagcgagatgagcaccgcaaccccagagtcggccacgactgggcctaatggtcaggggtccctttaccgttacttTAGTTTAGAAAAGGAGGGAGTGTAGCAACTGTTTACCAAGTTGGGAGCTGCTTATGTGAATTGATTGCCACCAGCCCAAGTGCTGGCGCTTAGTTGACATATCAATAGAATGGAACCCCCTCAAATCACGGGAGTAAGTCCCTGTGAActtgtaaaggtacccctgcccgtacgggccagtcttgacagactctagggttgtgcgcccatctcactcaagaggccgggagccagcgctgtccagagacacttccgggtcacgtggccagcgtgacaagctgcatctggcgagccagagccgcacacggaaacgccgtttaccgtcccgctagtaagcggtccctatttatctgcttgcacccgggggtgctttcgaactgctaggttggcaggcgctgggaccgagcaatgggagcgcaccccgccgcagggattcgaaccgccgacctttcgatgaggcttttacccacagcgccacccgcgtcccgtgaacTTGTACTGTGtgtcaaataaaaaaacaactccAAAGGGGTCTTGCGGCACCTGAAAGGTTAACAAGGTAATGAATAATGCAACAGCGAGTGGGAGGGACCCGCGGCGGAGCGGCCGGCCGGGCGATTTGAGAAGCGAAGGGGCGGGCTCATGCcgcgggatccaatcagaagcctcggTGGTGATAGCGCTCTGCGAGACGGGGGAGTCAAGCGGGATCCAAGATGGCGGCGGTAGCCGCGGAGAGGTGAGAGCCGGGCTCACTTGTGGGGTGGCGGCTGTGGGGGGAGGGCTGTTTTCAGaatggcttccctccctccccaccgaaGACCACCAACTCTTCATTCCTCCTGAATGACCCTTCAACTTCCGGGGCTCCCCTTCAGCCCCCGCTCCCTTCCCACCGTCGCCTTATTCCCGCCCTCCAGCCCCACATGGTCTCCCCGCCCCCATTGTGCTTCCACGTCGCTTCTGGAAGTGACCTCCTTCCCTCAGGGCGCCCCACAGGTGCGCGTGCTGCTCCTTGCCCCGCATCGCCAGCCCCTGCTCACCCAGCCAGCCCATGGTCCCCGAATCCCTTGCAGGACCCCTTTCCATTTCTGCACCCCCCACAAGCCCCTTCTAAGGCTTGCAGACCCCTTACAATGCAGCCACCTGCCTGCACGTCTGTCTACCTGTGCTGTGCGcaaaccatgcatttaaaacacccagtgcaaagaatcctgggagctaatTTACCCTGTCAgggatctacaattcccagcgccctTAACCAACTGCACTTCCCTGTATTCTTAGAATCAcataattgtacagttggaagggaccctgacagTCATCTAGTTCCGCTCCTTGCAATTCagttggtcatctagtccaacctctggcCACCCCCAATTCTTTGGGGAGAGCCGTGTActctaaatgtatagtgtggatgtgatCCATCTctgcaattattttttattatgagACAGGTAATCCAATATCTCCATTTGACAGACCGAGTTCAAGAGACACTGGCCCAGGACCCCCAAACAAATCCGTGGCTGCACGGTGATTTTGAATGCAGTTTCTGATGGGCATCTCCTTTAgacatgagaacaggatgttggactagatggacctttgatccagcaggacttttcttatgttcATATGTTGTATTCCACTGGTCCGTCTAAAACagggtccctaccacccactagtaggcgtttcaggattctaggtgggcagtagggggttctatggcacaagctgaaccctccttccattgagcactggtgggcggcaaggaaattttaccatcgaaaaagatgcattagtgggcggtaggtataacaaggttgactacccctggtccaAAAGAAGTCATAATGACACCTTTCAAATTACAGGCCCAAAGCCTGTGTGTAAAGTTGCCCCCACACCTTTTGATtttcagaattatttttaaatagtgtAAGTCAACGAAATGTATATTCCTACCCCATTTGTTTCCCCGTTTGAGGCCCTTGAGGTCAGGGATCTGTTTTGTTACTCTGCCGCCTGCTTCTTTCCCTTCCTGGTTAATTGATTACTGTCTTTTGTTTTCCCTTGTATTTGTACAGAAATCTGAAAGGACTGGTATaaaccgggggggtgggggggtggagggtgAGAATGTGTCATGCACTttcatgatggtgatgatgatgattaatgatAATACTAAAAACAGAtcatgtaattaaaaaaaacctgttgggcttttaaggtgccacaatttttcttctttttttaacaggTGACACATACACCTCAGTTTTGGCAACTGCCCTGTAAAAGAAGCAAAAAACCATTCTGACTGGCAATTGGCAAGTCAAGGCAATTGAGGAACGCTCCTCCGGCCAAAGCAGAGTGACACGGCGCTTGCCTTCCATGGGTGCCAAGCTTTATAACGGAAAGTGGAACGCTAATCTGAAGGGACGGCAGGCCTGCACGGAACTATTTTCCAAGGGGGCcctttctgtgtgctgtttgtaTGCTTCCCTCAACGCCACTCAACCGCGCGCAGGCGCAGAAGGGAAGTAGGGGGGACAAAGGGACTGGTTCTTCTGCAGCTTTTCTCCCCCTGGGCGGTATGTCTGCTCTGTGCGATCCCCCAGGGGTGGCAGGGCATCCGGGGTCCACCCCCAGCCCCAAACCAGCAGCTGCTTCTCCATCGCTCAGGTACTGATTCTCTtacctcttctctctcctccctgccacCTGTAAGGGACTAGGACACCCCCTTTACGCTGGCACCACCCAGTCCCTTCATCTTTGTACAGAGGGTGTGTTGATGGTCACTTGCTCTGGTGGCTCTGGAAAGGAATAATTACGCTTGTGACATTTTACAGAGGTCCCTGCCTCAAAGAGCATGCAGTCTAAAATCCGAAGAGAAGTGGTAGCAGGGAGGGTTAACACAGGGAAAGCATATGTACCATTTATGTGCATTTTGGGTGAAGTTGCGGCTACTATTGTGCACAGCaacgggggttggactagatgacccgtggggtcccttccaactctgcaaatcTATAAGGCTTGTTGGGAAATTCAGAAGTGACAGATAGGGTGCCTTGGGATGGGAAATAGGACTGgaggcaaagcatctgctttgagcTCAGAAAGTACTAGGTTCTGTACCCagtagcatctccaggcagggctgggaagaactgcctgaagccctggagctactgccagtcagtgtaaccaatactgagctagatggagaaaggatctgacttggtataagggagcttcctatgttaACATGCTGGATCAGACTCAGGGCTAATAATTACAGAATAATTTTTGAAAGGAAGCTCTCACCACTGGACAACTTTCCCCTACCCTGGTCATGTTTTTCTTGTGAAAAGACACATGCATAAGTTCAAATATTTAGcaaatcacattttaaagcaaattttaaaaatcattaacaCCAGCCATCGTTTATAAAGTGGACTGTGAGCTTATGAATTAAACAGAACACTTTTTCAAGCTGGatagggggggggaattgaaaagAGAG includes:
- the C16H11orf98 gene encoding uncharacterized protein C11orf98 homolog, whose amino-acid sequence is MGATGKINRPRTELQKNLFKRRRVLSKQKRKKHRIVGAVVDEGLITIHHLKKRCSSSRANITLSGKKKRKLLKQIRHSTKEKTEMQVDLSPGPNKNAQSGKRQKKKKNGGERAGPDVEMAEVAEVEPAAEPGSSDLPLQS